tcgacccaatgcaccaagaaaccatgaaatcgccattggagagaaaccaccagtttctagcgggctcgtgccgcactctcattagaggaagaagatagagttgagagagagaaagagaaaataattattactcatagaaacaataggttggaaagcagtacttttttggtgcggtatcctatgttatagaaactactagtttctttcgttGGAACTGCCCTCAGAAGTGTTGCCATATGACCCATATACCTTCGTGGCGAAATTGGTATTGGGTAGTGCAACCGCACTGTTAATATTACCAATGCCAAGAGTCTAGCCATTACCGAAGGAAATCAAATAATCGGGAGAGAATAAATGTCGGGCTATTTCGTACTTGCATACCTTAACTTCTTTTTTATGTGTTCAAAATTGTATGTCCCTAGTGAGGCCTCCTTGCATACCTTCACTTTGGGGTCCAATGCTTGTGACCAAATGTGTTGTCTTGAGTGTTCGGCCATGCCAACCTTCTTTCTTTCACCTTAACTTCTTTTTTTTTCACTTGCATTTGTGTTTTAGTCATTCAAACTAGGCCAGTAGGTCTAAGTGTCATGGATCTTTTATTATTTATGTTTGCTGCAGCCGAACACCGCGGCTGCAAGCCTCCTCACTGTAGTTGTTGAAGATTGGAAAGTGACGTTAACGATGTGTGTCATTTGATTTAGGAATGAAATATAAAGGATTATGCAGAGCACTCAGCTGTTGAGTTAATTACTGTTTGCTGCTAAGTTATTGAACCATTTCCTCCTTGGGCAAACATCTCTACAGCATTCAGTGTTTTCTGATTTTGTTTCCTCCGCTGTCCGCTCCATCACCGAATGCGTACCTGATTGTCGATCTGCAGGTGCATGGTTCATGTCCGGCCTGTGAGGTCTCCACTCCGGTGGGCCAGCGCTGAGACTCGAATGCCGCAGTTACGCCGTACATAGCAGCAGCCCATGCCCCATGCACAGCCTAGGGCCTAGGCACGTGCGGCCTGAAGTGACACTGCGAGACTAGAGGCTGGGCAGCACGTCACGTGTGGGGGACCTCGTGCGTGTAGGTCTCAATCTCGAGGAGCTTGTGCGGTGCAGCAGCCTGCAGGCACAGTAAGACGTACACACAGCTGCTCTGCCGCTATTGGCCGCAGCCTGTGATGTGGGCCTCGCTTGTCATATGGTCCACTGACGCACAACGTCGGTTCATCGTCACATAATAAGGGCAGTTCATGGCCGGTTGATGCCCGGTTTGGTTCGGGACAAACCGTGCCACGCCACATGTTAGTCGTGTTATAGTTTTTTCTGATAGTTATTTGGTTTACTATCAGTAACTATACTGTGTCATGTTTTTTTTAGCACCCTATCCTAATACGTCATAGACCTATTTTCTTAGTTAAACTTTGTCACAAGTGTGGCTTTAATTTTGCTCAACAAATTTTCTCTGGCAACCACAGTTTACCAAAGGTTAGGCACGATAAATTTTAATcaccaaccaaacagaccctCGTTAAGAAGGCTTTGGGCCTTGGGGTATTGTTTCCCGTGCTAAATTAGTAAGACTAAACTTTTTCGTAATATTTAGGCTATGTTTAGTTTAGCTTCTCGAAAATGCTTTTGAGTGCGGAACACATTAACCAAGCTGATGGAATCTGaaggtatttttttttaaaacgtTGGTTTCACGTGTACAATTTTTATAGCATATTGGACATTTGgtttcagcttcttcttttccaaatggtTAGAAATAAAGAGATGTTTCAAAGGGAGATAGAGAGAGGGGATATGTTTCATATTTGTTTCAATCAAACAGCTCACCTCGATCTTTTCTACAACACATAAGTAGCTCACAACAATATTTTTCGTAGGTCACAACAGCTTTCTAAAGCTTACAACTGAATCAAACATACCCTTAATACCATGACTCATCTAGAGTTGTAAATCAAGCCAAGCGAGTTCATCTGGACCAAACTCTTATCTTCACTCTCATCTTAAAAATAATGTCATGCCATTACAAATAATTGCATATTACTTCATCTAAAAAAATGTAGCCCCCTATTAAAGCGGACGACATATGGGTTCCGTTCggtttgctgaatcttggctgaaaaacactgttctagctgaaatattgtaagagaaaaatatggattccggctgaaaaaaagaagccaaatAAGCTAGATATGGGATAAGCCAAACAGGGGCCCATGGTtgagttgagagagagagagaaaccacTCTTTATAATAATGGCACAAACACGATCGACGTCCGGTTGACATGACGAAACAAGGACGAGTTAAAGTATGGAGATTATGCAATTTCTTTTTAGTTTTTCTTGTGTACATATGTGATGTGTTTATGATGTCTAGGCTACATCGTCCTTGACTCTACAGGACATGTGCCTCTACTTGTAATAACATTGATCTGATGCATATGTAAAAGAGAACGTTTGAAACCCGAATGTTCTCCATATCTTTAAAGAAAAATAGGACACTCCCGCTGCTCTGGTTGATTACAAATCCCAGTGTTTTTATTAATCTTATGGTCTATATGTGTATTGTAAATTTTGACcatcataaacatatatataagaaATATAAGTGGATTGAGGGATACATACAGATATAAACAAAAGAACATCACTGACTTACTTCTCACAACGgcttagaaaaaaaaaaaacggatTTTCGATTGATTGTGTTGACCACACTGGCTGTCCACACGCTTAATTATAATTATGATCAGTTCACAATGTCTAATTTTCAAGAATTATTGGTAATAATGCAATGATAGTTAATTAGGTACTTCATGCATATGTGCCGCCCATATGTCTTGCTTTTAGGTTCCAATCAACTCATCAACAGAGGTGCAGTGGCTAATGACTATGAGGTTATAAACGCTTCCATGTCcctcctttcctttttcatatatACGTAACACATAAAcaaatggaaaaaaaaaaacGCGCAGGCATATATCCATTTTATCCAAATAAAATCTAGACTGATTTGACTAGTGGAAGGAGCAACGAAAGCCAGCTCATGATTGTtactttctcaaatgaaacaTGTGGGCATACATGCATATATAAACTAACAGCTACTAGTGGCTAGCTAAGTTGAATGTCGTATCAATGTAAACTTTTTCCTAAtaaatctatacctaatattaaaaaaTGAAGTGATTATTTCGTTCACGCCTTTTTATGTTCCATAATACCCTTGCGTCTCTCCTTATGTCGTATAGAACTCAAATGAGTTAGAACCAAATGTGTTTATGTGTCTAGCAAGGGTACAGATGATGTGACTATTATACAAATTTTCGAGCCATGTATAAGTCGTTAAGATGACCGAGCAACAAGTAATACGTTCTGTTGCAATGTACGTATACATTCGCTATTCCAATAATAATAAATCAACCATGATGTGCTTCGTCTGATCCATTAGTTTATTAGGTCGCATATACTTGCTTCGAAGAAGAACGGTTGGTTGCTTTGCTTGAAAGCAACAAATCAATTACATTATCAAAGCTAGACGTTCCAACCAGATTGTTGAAACAAATCAATGTCGCCTGCCAAAACAAGCACTAGTTTGAAAATACTAATATAACGAAGCATGTTGCTGTGGGAAAGCTATTCAGTTTGTCATTATCCAACATTCCAACCAAGAGGCCATATATATAGTACACAAAAAGCCACTTTAATTAGGCCATGGGTCAATATATTATACCTAATTAAGAAACAAAAAGCATTTCCATGTGGTACATAAGAAAGAATGTTTCCCCATATGGCCCTCCCCAAATGCAAAAAGTAATCATACAGTGATCATGCATGGACCCATCCATTTGTGGATATATCTTCCACCTGGCTGCCACGAGAATATGAAACTCAACTGTagagagctagctagctagagcgCGTCTTGTGCCACCCAGCAACAAGTCAAACCAACCAAAAGGTGGAGCCGCCGTAGCGGCTGCTAGATGCACACACACTGCACACACATGACCATCGCTAGTGGCTAGCTGCTGCTGGGATCTCTCGTCTTCCTCCCTGTGTCTGCATATTGTCTTCTACTCTCATCTTCCAGCTATATCTCACCCTTGCTTGCTTCCCACCTGCCCCGCACGCATCCACCTAGCTCAACAACCTTCTAGCTAGTCGAGGTAGACACACAGAGTGAGAGATCAGAGTACGACGATGACGTAGAGGTAGTAGCAGGATCGGACGACGATGGCCTCGTCAATGGCGGCGGCGTGCTGTGGGGTGGCGGAGGAGACGGTGATGGGGGAGCAGAAGGCGCCGGGGGCGTGCCCGCGGtgcggcggcgcggtggtggcCACGGACGTGGAGAGCGTGCGGCGGGTGCTCTGCTGCCTGCCGCTGTGCGTCATGAACAAGCGCAAGTTCTCCTGCTCGCGCTGCCGACGAAGCCTCGCCGCGCTCTACACCCACGCCTAGCTAAGCTACGTAGCTAGCTCCTGATATTACCATGCATTCTGAGATTATTAGCTAGCGTAGCGAGCTTGTCCGTCCTGCTAATTGAGTTTCGGCTTCATATCATATTAGCAACGCAAATCAGCATTAGCAGTAGCTATGCAGCAACCCATCTGTTCGTTGAGTTTTATTTGGTCatgtctagctagctagctgttgTTACTTCTTGTGTATTTGAACTTGATTGATGTTGGGACGCAAGATCATCAATGATTCATCATGTTTCGAGCAACTTCTCATTTCTCTTGATTAATTTGCTCGTTTTATGTTATTGTTATATAGGAGTATATATATGTTATTAcatccatgcatatatatatatatatttctcgcAGCGGCCACCTCAATATATTGATAGATACGTGGTCGTCCTTTTCTTGCCTATCCTTTTCCACACTGTGGATAAAGTGTGTGTGTGACCCCATCGTACGTTTGATTTCTTTTTGTCGAAAGCAAAGTGCGCCCTTGCTTGCAGTACTTTCTTGCCTCCAACTGACCGTGTGTGTGTTTCCATCAAACTACATGCTTTCATTAATTTCGTGGTTTTATTAGATAAATGATGGCATTTACGGACGGTCAGATCACTTGTTTGCTTTGGAAATTAAAGGATACTTATTTTAACTATCTTCGTACATCACTGAAtacgcttgtcttataatccgtattttcagcttattttttcagccggaacagtgttttcctctcacaacaaacactaccggaaaccggcgatttgccgagtgccgaggctttgccgagtgtattttatcgggcactcggcaaataccgtgtttgccgagtgccaaataaaatacactcggcaaacaaaaacacacggcaaaatacgtctttgccgagtgtttttttctggcactcggcaaagaagctttttgccgtgtgcattttttttgccctcggcaaatcattttttcgaagcaatttttgaggccctaaatgaattcaaatgaaaaacttttcaactacaaagttgtataacttctcaagatctacaaagtttattttggtcatttcttcatttgataaagcgacaataacgttgttcataaaatctacctatctcatatctctcatattaatttcatgaaagtagaagatacatatataagatttgtgaacaatgttactaccactacgtcggatgaacaaatgaccaaaataaactttatagatcttgataagttatgaaattttgtagttggcaacattttgatttgaaatcatcttgtcatgcaaaaacgacgtttgaatttaaaaattttaaaatttgaatttttcaaacgacctcggatgaaaaaacttcctaaatgaaaattgtagatctccaaaagttatgaaactatgtagttgacaactttttgatttgaaatcatcttatcatgcaaaactatgtttgaatctctcaaatttaaaattcaaaattttcaaacgacctcggatggaaaaacttactaaatgaaaattgtagatctcaaaaagttatgaaactttgtagttgaccactttttgatttgaattcatttagggcctcaaacaagcaatttactctcagtttgccgagtgccttttttctagcactcggcaaagccgtattttgccgagtgcctatattttggcactcggcaaagaggtattttgccgtgtgcatttttttggtcctcggcaaatcagtttttcgaatcaatttttgaggccctaaatgaattcaaatgaaaaacttttcaactacaaagttgtataacttctcaagatctacaatgtttattttggtcatttcttcatttgacaaagcgacaataacgttgttcataaaatatacatctctcatattaatttcatgaaaatagaagagagatatatatgatttgtgaacaatgttactaccactatgtcggatgaacaaatgaccaaaataaactttgtagatcttgagaagttatgaaattttgtagttggcaacattttgatttgaaatcatttttcatgcaaaaacgacgtttgaatttgaaaattttaaaatttgaatttttcaaacgacctcggatgaaaaaacttcctaaatgaaaattgtagatctccaaaagttatgaaactatgtagttgacaactttttgatttgaaatcatcttatcatgcaaaactacgtttgaatctctcaaatttaaaattcaaaattttcaaacgacctcggatggaaaaacttactaaatgaaaattgtagatctcaaaaagttatgaaactttgtagttgaccactttttgatttgaattcatttagggtctcaaataagcaatttacactcggtttagtataatatattgggaactaaaacggaatctagacacaagtgacagtgtggtgtagtggtagaggaggtttgtacgcagcgggaggtcttgggttcgaatcccgtcggccgcgtagccgtgaaatttacgcgaaaaaagctggagatggatgggcgccgaccggtgggggcctccaccaattaaaaaaaaattcattttttttgggtaaaaattccc
This DNA window, taken from Miscanthus floridulus cultivar M001 chromosome 13, ASM1932011v1, whole genome shotgun sequence, encodes the following:
- the LOC136502253 gene encoding uncharacterized protein; protein product: MASSMAAACCGVAEETVMGEQKAPGACPRCGGAVVATDVESVRRVLCCLPLCVMNKRKFSCSRCRRSLAALYTHA